One Thermoanaerobacter pseudethanolicus ATCC 33223 genomic window, TAACATTAATAGAGCGTAAGACTCGCCATGAAATAATATTCTTATTAGATGCAAAAGACAATAAATCTGTTAAAGATGCATTATCAAAATTAAAAGATATGTTTGGTGACAATTTAAGCAAGGTCTTTAAAACAATAACATCTGATAATGGTACAGAGTTTAGTGATTTAGAAAGTGCTCTTTTAGAATATGGCGTAGAAGTATATTATACACATCCATATTCATCTTGGGAAAGAGCTACAAATGAACGACATAATGGTCTTATACGACGTTTCATCCCTAAAGGTAAAAGTATTAAAGATTTATCTATAGATACGATAAAGAGAGTAGAAAACTGGCTTAATAACCTTCCACGAAAATTGTTAAATTACAAAACGCCTAAGGAATACTTTTATGAAGAGCTGGCAAAAATCTGTTAAGCCCATCCATTATAAAGTTTAGAGCTCGTTCGTGATTTGTCAAGGGGCAGGCTTCGCCTGACTTTAACCCTTGACAAATCACGACCTTCGCTCAACTTGTTAACTAAGATGGGCTTAAGGTTATATATGATTTGTTCCAAATCCTATATCTACATGATTTTCATTAGGTGTTGCATTTAATATTGCAATTTATATAAAAAAAATTAATGATGTTCTAAGAGAAGGAAATTTGCATTTTGGTTATAGGGTGAGAGATGAAATAAGTTTTTATATGATATACAATGAGTTAAATGGTTTAATGGATTTTGATGAAGCGATGGATTTAGAAATATTGCAAAAGATTTTGCCCAGGATACACGGAAGCAGTATCAGTATAAAGAAAATACTTGTCGAATTATTTAAAATATGTTCTGGCAATTATGAAGCCAAGTATGAATATGAGGATATGGATGTTAGTGATAAGATGCTTAAAGATATGGATAATTGTGTATATCCAAGGTCAGCAGAAAAAATTATTTATATGGTAAGGAGATATGAAGAAGATGGATTTACGTCATACTGGCTCTGATGTTGACCTGCTTTATATATCTACTCCGAAATTTGATTTTTCAATAAAAGGCAATCCCTATCATCCTAATGTTGGAGCTTTAAATATCAATGAAAACGTAAGGGCAAAAATATATATCTCGTGTACAGAATATACTGCTAAAATTTATTCGCCAATAGAGGATAAGTTGGTGTCATATACGGGGGATAGTTATCCTCTTTTTTATGAACAGCAAAATTATGAAATTGTGATTGAGAAAAAAACTGATGATGAGGTGTCATTTTGGCATGAGAATATAAATATTAGGAACAAAGTACGTTTTGTAGGTGCTTCCAAAAGAGTATTATCAGGTATTATTAATTTTAAAAATGATATTGGATATTCAGAGCTTATTATGCTAGTTAATAATCGAGAATATCTAAAGGTAACTATTGAGGTTTTTCCTTCTAAAATTGACTATCAAAAGGATTATTATGCTCTTTTACAAGATATTAACAATGAATTATACAATCTTATATTTGATTTTTATAAAAGGACATACTTTTATAGCATGACTAAAAACAAGGTAGGAAATAGTCTTACTGAATTTTTTGCGATTATAAATCAAGTGTTTGATAAGTTAAATAAATCGATCGTGATTGTGCTAAATATGCCCCATCATGTATTAAACTTGGATTCGGCAAGTGAATTTACGAAATGCCCAAATAGAGCCATTTGAGGGCTAAATTAAGTGAAAAATTTTTTACAAAAAATATATGGAGATTCCCCTTTTTCTGATAAAATTTAAGTGTCAAACAAAAACATTAACAGAAAGGAGAATCTCCATAATATGAGTTTAACACTTAATCTTACAAAAGAAAAGGGGTTTTCAAAATATATTTTGCCAGCAACTTTTGATAATTTTACAGTATCAAACAATGTAACTTTCACCTATATCCAAGCATTTAAAGAAAAAATCGGCTTTAATAAAATTCTTTCAAGCATATTATCCTTTAAAAAAGCACCAAATGCTGTTTTTCAACCAGCCGAGATTATTGACTTTATGATTGATTCTGTAATTCAAGGGAATACCCGCTTTCTTCACATGGACCAACTAAGATATGATAATGCATACACAGAAATTAAAGGGCATAAAGTTCCCAGCGAAAAAGTATGCAGAGACTTAATTAAAGCTTTGCCTGAAAGTTCTCTTGAAGAATTAAGACTTATTAACAAGACTTTGCTTTCCTTGCAATCTAAAGGAACGAAACGTGAAGTCATTATGAATTTTGATGATACAGTTTGTACTATATTTGGAGAGCAGGAAGGTGCTTCAGTAGGTTATAATCCAAGGTACCATGGTCGACCATCTTTCAAAGAGAAAATCGGCATTATTGCTAATACTGATGAACTTGTTAATGTTACTCTTGAAGAAGGTAAACATCACACAAATCATGGTTTCTTAGATTTTGTAAAATCTTGCGAAGAACAGCTTCCTGAAAATTGGATAATTAAGCGAGTACGCGTTGACCGTGGAGCATTTGACTACGATAATATGCTGTATTTTGAATCTAAAGGTTATGAATATGTAATGAAAGCTAAAAATCAGGCATGGATCAGATGCTTTATAGACTATGTCAATCAAAGAGAACACCTTTATCCTTGGACTGAAATAGATAAAACCTTTAGTGTAAATGAAATATATGCAAAAATGCCTAAATGGGATAAAGTACGCAGAATTGTGATTATACGCAAAAAACTGCCACAGCCCAAAACAGGGCAGATTTGTATGGATATAGACGAATTCAAATATGAATATCAAGCTATAGTAACAAATATTGAGTACATGACACCTGAAGAAATATTTCATGAATACAACCAACGCTGCGACATTGAAAACAAAATAGATGAACTAAAAGAAGGATTTGCTTTTTCAAAAAACAGTCAAAGAAACAAATTTTGCAACGAAATATTTTTGCTTATCAAAATGATCGCTTACAATCTCCATAATTGGTTCAAAAGGACTATCTTGCCAGAGTTTATGAGTCATCATGAGATA contains:
- a CDS encoding DUF2357 domain-containing protein; this translates as MDLRHTGSDVDLLYISTPKFDFSIKGNPYHPNVGALNINENVRAKIYISCTEYTAKIYSPIEDKLVSYTGDSYPLFYEQQNYEIVIEKKTDDEVSFWHENINIRNKVRFVGASKRVLSGIINFKNDIGYSELIMLVNNREYLKVTIEVFPSKIDYQKDYYALLQDINNELYNLIFDFYKRTYFYSMTKNKVGNSLTEFFAIINQVFDKLNKSIVIVLNMPHHVLNLDSASEFTKCPNRAI
- a CDS encoding IS1380-like element ISTps2 family transposase; this encodes MSLTLNLTKEKGFSKYILPATFDNFTVSNNVTFTYIQAFKEKIGFNKILSSILSFKKAPNAVFQPAEIIDFMIDSVIQGNTRFLHMDQLRYDNAYTEIKGHKVPSEKVCRDLIKALPESSLEELRLINKTLLSLQSKGTKREVIMNFDDTVCTIFGEQEGASVGYNPRYHGRPSFKEKIGIIANTDELVNVTLEEGKHHTNHGFLDFVKSCEEQLPENWIIKRVRVDRGAFDYDNMLYFESKGYEYVMKAKNQAWIRCFIDYVNQREHLYPWTEIDKTFSVNEIYAKMPKWDKVRRIVIIRKKLPQPKTGQICMDIDEFKYEYQAIVTNIEYMTPEEIFHEYNQRCDIENKIDELKEGFAFSKNSQRNKFCNEIFLLIKMIAYNLHNWFKRTILPEFMSHHEITTIRRILYNVPGNLVGKGRYRHIRYPNNPFLKTVITYIRKALMVFCLT